The proteins below are encoded in one region of Ereboglobus luteus:
- a CDS encoding redoxin domain-containing protein, with product MPIQVGSKAPDFSLKSKNAEGIVVDVKLSDNFGKRQTVLLFFPLAFTSVCTREMCDTSGGLAEYQNLGADVIAISVDSPFAQDAWARANGIKLKLASDLNKTVATAYDVLLKDLNGIGSTAARAAFVIGRDGIVKYAEQTPTPKDLPCFPAIKDALAK from the coding sequence ATGCCCATACAAGTTGGTTCAAAAGCGCCTGATTTCTCACTCAAATCGAAAAATGCCGAGGGCATCGTCGTTGACGTCAAACTCAGCGACAACTTTGGCAAGCGGCAGACGGTTCTGCTCTTTTTCCCTCTCGCGTTCACGAGCGTTTGCACGCGCGAGATGTGCGACACTTCCGGCGGCCTCGCCGAATACCAAAATCTCGGCGCCGACGTGATCGCGATCAGCGTCGACAGCCCGTTCGCGCAGGATGCGTGGGCCCGGGCGAACGGCATCAAGCTCAAGCTCGCCTCCGATCTCAACAAGACGGTCGCCACCGCCTACGACGTGCTGCTCAAGGACCTGAACGGTATCGGAAGCACGGCCGCGCGCGCGGCATTCGTCATCGGCAGGGACGGCATCGTGAAATACGCCGAGCAGACACCCACGCCGAAAGACCTGCCCTGTTTCCCCGCGATCAAGGACGCGCTCGCGAAATAA